The Vicinamibacteria bacterium genome includes a window with the following:
- a CDS encoding YkgJ family cysteine cluster protein yields the protein MRDGPGRRALKRVALWNFTLNIGLNRVWRRWRAGAPFRLGGECRRCARCCEAPAIQVGRPTWYSRALRHLFLAWQERVNGFVLVGRDREHRTFIFRCTHFDPTTRSCDSYDSRPGMCRDYPRALLWQPYPVMLPGCGYRPVAANVDGLLRSLEGQSLSPDQRAKLVEGLRLEK from the coding sequence GTGAGGGACGGGCCTGGGCGGCGCGCCCTCAAGCGCGTGGCCCTTTGGAATTTCACTCTAAACATAGGGTTGAACCGGGTCTGGCGCCGGTGGCGGGCGGGCGCCCCCTTCCGGCTGGGCGGGGAGTGTCGCCGGTGCGCGCGGTGCTGTGAGGCCCCCGCCATCCAGGTGGGACGGCCGACCTGGTACTCGCGCGCCCTCCGACACCTCTTCCTCGCCTGGCAGGAGCGCGTGAACGGCTTCGTGCTCGTGGGCCGCGACCGGGAACACCGGACTTTCATCTTCCGCTGCACGCACTTCGACCCCACCACACGGTCCTGCGACAGCTACGACTCGCGCCCCGGGATGTGCCGCGATTATCCGCGCGCCCTCCTCTGGCAGCCGTACCCCGTGATGCTGCCGGGGTGTGGGTACCGGCCGGTGGCCGCCAACGTCGACGGCCTTCTGCGCAGCCTAGAGGGGCAATCGCTCAGCCCGGACCAGCGGGCAAAACTAGTCGAGGGCCTGCGCCTGGAGAAGTAA